The Solanum stenotomum isolate F172 unplaced genomic scaffold, ASM1918654v1 scaffold18203, whole genome shotgun sequence DNA segment TCCGAGTGACATATGGCACAAATCTCTTCAGTTTCCGTTGAATTATTCACTTCGTCTTTAAGCACAACAACCTGATGAGTTCTTGTTTTAATCCATTCTATAGGATCATCCCTATTGACATTATAATTTGGCGgatttctcaaattttgatcGTCTGACCTCAAGTGCCTTTCCGCTGAATAACGATCACTCAAGTTAGTAATTTTAATTCCATCCATGATTACGATTGGACCAACTTATAATAAGTTTTGAgtgacaattaattatttatagaaATGCCTGGTGAGTCATATATTTCCTATTTCAATAATAAGTTGTATTCCTATTTATTTTGGAAttggatttatttttattgagcCGTTAGTTATTCCATTTATGGTATTATTTGTTAAATGGGCTTAAATCCTATTCCTAAAGAAATTAGGAgaactaaataaattaagaaacttTACTTTCTTTCGAGGCTTCAGCGTTAAGTTTCCAAACTTTGTTTCCGCGttaagtttttttagaaaatatggtAAGGCATCGAGTTAAGTTATTATAAAACTCTGTTTTCTGATAGTTCTGCTCTGTTCTTttcaaaaatcgataaaatcgTTCTATTCTGTTCCTTCAGTACTCAGAAATCCCAACATTGTTTCTGTTGAATTTTCTCGTGTTGAACAATGAGTAACTCTCATTCTTCACCAGATTATCATCAATATTCGCAATTTATGTTTGTGAATTCGCGTAGAATTGGAATTAGAAGTAGGCGAGATCGTTCTTCTAGAAGAAGACAACACGATCATCCCTTCGTTTTGGGATTACAAGTCATAATTACTCCTCACAGTAACTCTCACACTGGCGGAATCACAAATATTAACGTCAGCAGTCGTGATTTAGTGGAAAGGGCCTTAAGGCAGCAGCATGTACAAGACTATTTCAATGGTGGATCATCACCAAATTCTTCAGATGATTCTCAACCAGCAAGTGAACTGATTGATGATCAAGAGGAGGATGATATATTATTGGGGTATTTTAAAACAAGAATTCATTGTGTTGCTGACGGAATAAATAATCCCACAGAAACAAAAGAGATTTGTGCCATATGTCAAGCGGAATTTGAGCATGAAGAGTCCATTGGGACACTGACACGAATATCATACAGGCTGCATCAAACAATGGTTGCTGAGGAAAAACGATTGTCCCATGTCCGTCCTACTAATAATCTGTTTAGCTGGTACAGTTATCATtctttttgagtttgaatttgtgaACCATGCTAAGGATCCTGGCAAAGTGGTAGTACTAAATTCCCTCTCATTTTCTATTAGTGAGTTTTTAtcaaacttttatttataaagatTTAGTTCATGGATGTTATGTTTCTCTTTGTTAGAATGATAATGAGAACCTGATATTTTCATCTAGTTACACGTTTTCAGGTGTTTGTTGCGGTCAAGTGTCTATCTCTCCGTCCCTCTCTTTCTCTGTATATGTTAACAGAATCCTTGCTGGTGATCCACACAATATTCCTCATTAATTGTTGGTTTCTTTATGCAcacttatttttctttacttcGGTTGGCAGAAGAGATGATATGCTTTACACTTACTCTATTTGGTACCATGTTAACTTGTTGGCCTAGTTTGTGTTACAAGTACATGTTTGCTTTACTCCACAACTCTAATCAGCGTTCGTACTAAGGTGATGACGAACTATTGGGTGCTATGTTATGAAGTTTGCTGTAACACCTAGTACTATTTTACTTCGGTTGGAATAGAAATCGATCAAAGACAATATATAACTTCTGTTTTGGGGCCAATTAAGGTATAAATAGAAATGTAGACACACCATGTAATAAAGAGCTTCTGTGAAACTGCAGTTACAGTTACAGTAAGTGCATTTTAATTAGAACCTTCATTCTNCTGTAAAACTCATCTCATTAAACTTAGTAAAGACAATTAGTTGTTCTGAAGTTGTGAATGTAACGCGCTATAcatcttttgatatatataagAACAATTTGCTTCATGTCCTAAATATTGTTAAGAGACCGCCAATTACAACATTATCGAATTCAGCTTAAGTAGAAACTCTAACGTACatatattaaacaaataatctgAACGATTGTAATCTGTCTTTTCCACAAAATAGTGTTGCAATGTGAATTGATGcttgaatttcttttataatgttCGTCAATTAGCTTATTTAAGGTTTCATTAATTTGGTCAATTGCCACAAAAGGGAATACCTAACTTTTGCCATATACGACATTGAAGGCAAGAATTGACTTCAATTTTGCTTTTATTAATTTGGTCGTTTATCTTTCAGAGAGCAGGGCATACTGCTCCAAATTTGGGCACCAGAAGAATGTCTTGCTAATCACAAGGACCATATGCATGTCCATAATCAGGGGCGGATCCAGGGTATCAGGTGGGGTTCCCGAGAACCTGGTAACTTGctataaagtcatttttttaaaattttattaatcgGGGATGAAAATTCTAAGACTAGATACTTTTCGAGACATCACGCATCATTCCCTTAACAAGTATCccaaattttcatatagaaaTTTCTCACAATTAATATGCAGAATGAGAACATTATAGTGTTTAAAGGCACCAAAGTTTGTTCCTTAGAAAGAACAATGATACCCTTACCAAacatcatcatcaacaacaaacgcagtgtaatctcacaagtgaggTCTAAGAAAGGTAGTGTGTACGCCaatcttacccctaccttgggggaggtagagaggctcaacaactagaaaatagaaacaGATAAACATCAAGTAAGAACTTATTCttcaacaaacaaaacaaactgaCAGACTAATAATATTTGTCTAATAACAAATGCCTGGAAAGCAGTTTCAGGAACATGTAGGAATTTATTAATAAGGGACAAACTACAATAAAACCAAGCCAGCATTAACAAGTTCGAAATCGATCCACATTGTTGAAGGCTCAACCTTGGTAACTACTCGATTCCCAACAGCACTTTTATGTCCCTCTGCAACAAGAGCATGAACTCATAAGGTAAATCATCTTATATAGAAAAGTTGCATCGAGTATTAACACAAAAACGTTACCTCCATTGAGAGAGGAGATGTGGTAGGATAATAGCGATCAGAAACTTGGCCATTCTTATCAACGAGGAACTTAGCGAAATTCCACTGAATATTATCCCCAACTAATCCCCACTTTGCTGATTTCAAGAACTTATAAAAGGGAGATGTGTTTTCGCCATTCACTTCAATCTAGTTCAAGAAAGATACACACTTGTGAATACAAAGATACCATGAGCTCTAAGGGAAGAAGTAATCCAGACGCAATAGTATCCCTTAAGAATGCAACTTTGATGTTCGTAGTTAACAGAAGATGCCAACAAATTTATTGAGAATAAACTAATTGATGGAAAAACCGCAACTTCCAAAATATTCTACCAAAATATTAAACATCTAACTCACGTGTATATGCAGGGAGAGAAGATGTATATTTAAAAGAAGGAACACAATACCAAGTAaatcaccatttttttttaataatgcaagaaaataaaaaattagtagtTGAAACAATAGTAACATCTATGAGGATTCTTGTTGTTTCATTACCTTGTCAAAGATGGGGAACTCTGACTTGAAACGCGTACAAGCAAATTCTACAATCTCATCGTTGCTCCCTGGTTCTTGCGCACCAAATTGATTGCAAGGAAATGCCAATATTTCCAGACCTACATTTAAATACCCAAAGAAAGAGAGATGTGAATTGTGAAGGCAGTTTTAGTGATACTCAAACCATAATAATGTGATGATTTTGAAACTTTGGTTCAAACACtagcctttttcttcttctttattgatAGAggaatttaatttgttatgagACAATCATTAATGACAGcaataataatgaaaagaaagacCATACAATTTAATGTGGGGAACTCTCAAGGGGAAGGAAACTCACGGCCAGTCACCAACTCTTGTTATTTCACAGTGAAAGATGATACAAATACACCGAGTAACCAATGTTTATAATAGGCTGCGAAAAATCTCAATCCTAGACTATTTAGGATGTGCTCCAAACATTTTTTATAAGAAACCTACAGACTTTTAAAAATAGGCTGCGAAAAAACTGCTGCGAGAGCAAAATGGTTACTTGACACATACCTTGATCTTTGTACTTCTCATGTAAATGGTTGAGATCTTTGTAGTTTGAATCAGTCAAACCGCTGTGGACAGCAAAACAGATAACActtgaatttcttttcttttcataataAGTCAGATAACAGTTGAAGAATTCAATGAAGTGAAATATTATATGAATCACAGAACGTGTAAAAGAAAAAGCAATTTCTTAAGAGTTATGATTTTCATCTGGGACAAAGGTTGCTTCTTTCCCTGGAAATCATACAACTAATAAATATGATGGGTGGAAATAGATGATTTTACCATTTGGACGCAACATTCACGATAAGTAGGACCTTTCCTTTGTAGGTATTAAGATCAACATCATTTCCCTTTGCATCCTGAGAGCAAAGGAGACAGTATGCTCAGAAAAGGAACAAGATACAAGTAAATGAAGCATTTCATTGTGGTCACTTGTATCAAAAATGTCCgatcctccaaaaatagtgCCTTTTTGGAGTATCTAACACGGATGCATATTTTCAGCATTGCTGCTTGAATCTCTATCATAACAATTAGCAGGTAAGCTATGCGATAGTCGAGGTGCACACAAATTGAACTGGAATACTCCTGGACtattggaaaaaaagaaaaatggttctACTCAAATATAAGGTATATCTCATACTTCCAtctaggggtgtcaaaaatgaacCCAAACATAGATAACCCGCCcagaattttaagggttgggctcaagataatttgaattgggttcaatttcaactcattcaaacctaacccattttaagagaattctcaattgagcccaattcaatctccaatttcaagccgttttaaaactctttactaAGATATGTTCCTAGATTaaaggtatgaattattatctatttaacatcttttaggatttatttatccatttgttactttttttaaaaaaatcttctaattgtgattataaaagttaaatatcactatgctaaaattattgagattaattgggtcaaattgggcgggtcaagacccaacccattttttagcccatttgaactcaacccatttgagcccaaagtaaacttgggtgGGTCAAGATCCAACCCGATTtttatttcaacccattttaatatctcaaatttcaacccaacccgcccatttgacacTCCTACTTCCATCCACTCTTCCCCTCAAATTAAAACTCTTGATGATTAAACATTTACATATTGCAGCAAAATACCTTCCACATATGCCTATTCTAGCATCATATTGCTTAGCTCCCATTTGGCCTGAGATTTGAACAGGTCGGAAATCATAGTAACTCAGTTGATTGACTATTTGTACTTTCACCTTGTTGTTAAAGACTTGTAATCCCGTTCCCCTACCCTCAATATTTTCAACTTGTTGGTGAGGGTTGTCCCCCTATGTtgctcacactcttcaaaaatatcaataggtacctgtcggatcctccaaaaaagTGTAATTTTAAAGGATCCAAAGCATGTGCACAACATTtctggagagtccgagcaactcaGTAATGTCCCCTGCCCTcaatttgaaaggaaaaataaagatttGAACCAGTTTTTGGGTGAAATTTTTCTTCCACTCACCtgacttcaaattttttttcgAGTAAAATCATGTCCAAATACAACTTCAGTTTCAAAAACTATTTTCCTaacacaacttcaacaactcttctttttttttttcaaagtatgACAAAATCTGCAGTCAAACTagctcaaagaaaaaaaaaaattataaggcaacttcaaaaactcttttttcttcGTATTTCACAAAATCTATAGTCAAACGCTAGCTCGCGAAGAAAAACCAAACTTAAGATTATGAGAGGAGCTAACCTTTAGAGTAAAGTCATAGACAGATTCTGGCTTCTTCTCCGGTTGGCCGGCCATCCTCGTCGTCGTCGGAATTTGGTATtcttaaagtttgaaataaaaagCCAAACTACAAAATATCCAGCCACACATCCACCTATATATATTAAGGCTAGATTGGTAGGAGTGATAatgtataattaattttgaaaataagttTGTCTCAAATTTAATTGGTATAAAATTGTGGAATAATTTATTTAGGAATTAATTATTGcagaattattttaatttttatattaaaggtaaaataataGTTCTTAGATAACTATTCTAAAAAATGGTTATTATTTCTAACTAAACTAGCACTGACGAGGTAAGGAAACCTTGATATGCAAGTGATGGTATAACCAATTATTTAACTTTGTTATACCAAAGTTGCATTACCCTTTTTGGTCTTCAACTCAACTAGAATATTCATGTGTTCCAATTCTGAGTTTGTATAAggagacacttaaatttgtataaaattatactataaATAAACACATGTGttttatatgatataaaataCACGTAAATTGTCACGTAAGATGTGAATTGTCATATAAAATGTCATGTAGGACCCTTGAGTTTACTTGTTTAACtctatacaaatttaagtgcaTACTTGTGTACATTCAAAGTTGGAGAGCATAGATTTTAGATAGGACCAAATTAAAGAGCATACTTCATCTATTTAGGTATCAAACTCACAATATGATATTCTCTTCGTTTTTGATTTGTCTATCTTAATTTGATTggatgaagtttaagaaaataaagaggattttaaatttaatgatcttaaattatatatatattgtatcaaaatgtttaattatgtaatcttaaatatgtcatatgaaatattataattcaaaaGTTATCGAATTAATGAagatacaatattttttaaacaacctaaaaaatatatataagacaAATAATTACGACACAGGAAGTGATAGTTTTgttttataatcttaaataaatatttatatagtaataacaaattaacaataataataatctataaaACTAATAAGCACAATTGTGCATATTGCATAACCGAGACCGAGACCAGATTGTCCGACTAGCACACTTTTATTAGGAAATGAAGAGGTcaaaaatttgttgaataaaaaGGTGTGCATTCGCTATCCTTTCGCTTAAGATGATTTCACCCATGCTAGTTGGGGCTTAGATTGGAGACCTCATGATATCATTGGAGCGGCAActaaaattaaacatatatatatatatatatctaatatataaaagtatattttaaaattttgatcttaaatattttatgtatagaGTAATTTAAAAATGGCTAAATTAGAAAAGAAGCACtcgatttttaattaatattttttttcaaaaaagaaaagtagttcgaaagtattttttaaaagatacgGGATGTGTCCTTGGCTTTTGTGCAATATTATGCAGATAAAATATGAGTATAGAAAATTGCACTTATTGTAAAGGCCAAAATATATCGAATCTGTTTTTGGTGGTTGCGCAATCCTACACGGATAAAATGTGATCATACAAAATagtctatctcaatttatatgatgtattttcatttaatatgaattttttttaaagtaaaacttgtatttaaaataagacATAAGATATTTGTGGACTATAGATTATTTCATAAAGATTCCCTATTTTAAAGctaaatcaataaaatcattactAGATATAGAAAGACATGATAcatgaatatattttataacttgACTTCAGCTGGTATTTATGTCTTtcaattttgggtgtgcacaagtaaatacttcaacttgtataaaatgaaataagtaCACATACGTCTtatgtggcataatacacgtaggattCTACGTAGGACACAAATTGTCATGTATGACAcatatgtctatttgttcaattttagacaagtttaaatatatacttgtgcacacccaaattTTGAGGGCATAGATGACAACTAAGGTCAAGTTAACGGgcacgtttatgtattatgtcatataaaaatgtgtcattattttcaaactaactaaaaaagaaagtgatCATATAAACTGAACATaggaaatattttctttaatctaacataattgaaaatttgaatccgattcaaatttctaaattcttatcacaaattctcaaataatttATCGTAAAATTAGCTATATAAATtccaagttttttttatataattgtatatttgaaaactatataaaaaatattataaaaattacaacaattaaaaacttaaaatatttaatatatatatatataattaattctcaaaattttaaatgtgttatataaattgaaataaaagaagTATAAAAGATCTTGTTACATTTTTGCATATGGTAAACATGTTGCCCTTATGATGGTGTGCTGAGACTTTACAGCTTTATTGTAAGATGTAATGTGCTCTTTTATGGTTGGACCCTcttttcttttatcaaaatttagcgTGTATTATTGCGGTGTGGTATTTATATACCATTTTGAATAAATGTAAAGGGTAATAGAACTCTCGCAAATTCATCtgtttttgtaaaaaaaaaaaaaaagaagataaattcATGGAGAAACATATGTATTATCTCCATAATATATATGAAGTTACTGCacaaatcaacaatacaatacCAATGGTTCACCAactacatttttaatttaatacatATAATATCATTACCAACAATCCTAACCCAAAATCATTGAGGGTTGAACTAAAgtggtaaatatattttttattatttttaataaaaaaattaaatttaagtcATAGATATGTTTTCATTTTCAATAGGGAATGGTTTACCGTTTAAGAGGGATTTATGTATATAGATCTAAATTAATCGTGCCTCAAAACAGATATGGAATATCAAacgaaaaaaaagaaggaataataCATTAACACACCTTTAAACTTGACTTCAGCTGGCATCTATGCCTCTAACTACGGTTGTACACAAGTATACACTTAAATTTgtagaaaattaaacaaatagatGCGCGTCTAAACAGATTCAACTTGAGAAGTTGATTAACAATGTATCAATTTAAAACTTCTCTCATAGAATGAACAATTTATGTTGCACAACATTTCAAATGGCGATCATCTACACCATAACAGCCCTTCTTACATAATGTCTCTCACTCAGATAACGAAAACAAGTAAACGATTTCTAAAATAAAACCAAACCTGCAACTAACAAGTGAAAAATCGATCCACATCGTTGAAGACTCGATGCTTCGCAACTATATAATTTCAAGAAGCTTTTTCATATCCCTCTGCGGAAAAAATCATGAAGCCATAAGTACATGATGTGTTGCACACAAATTTACAGGAAATTTACGTAGAGTATTTCAGTTTTCAAGCAGTTGATTACCTCGATAGTCAGAGGAGATGTGGTTGGGTAATAACGATCAACAACCTGCCCGTTCTTATCAACCAAGAACTTAGCGAAATTCCACTGAATATCATCCCCAAATATTCCCCATTTGCCTGATTTCAAGAATTTATAAAGAGGAGATGCATTTTCGCCATTCACTTCAATCTAATTCAAGAAAAGATACTGAACTTAGCGAAATTCCACTGAATATCATCCCCAAATATTCCCCATTTGCCTGATTTCAAGAATTTATAAAGAGGAGATGCATTTTCGCCATTCACTTCAATCTAATTCAAGAAAAGATACTTTAGTTGTTAATAAAAATGAGACACCATTGAAATAGTACATCATGATTCCACAACCATGAATTCCACAACAGGTAATTATGGAATGTAATGGTATCCATTTTCAATACAGCATGAATGTTTATAGCTGACAGAGGGGATACGTAAATTGATGGATAAAGgaaattttctatatttctcaACATATTCTACCGAAACATTGAACATTTTTAGAACACTGATGTACACAAGCAGGGAGAGAAGATACGTTTAAAAGACGAGACACACTACTAAGCAAATAACCAAGTTGTAGCTAATATAATGACATCTATCAGGACTATTGTTCTTTCATTACCTTATCAAAGATAGGAAAGTC contains these protein-coding regions:
- the LOC125850615 gene encoding probable glutathione peroxidase 8 isoform X1; its protein translation is MAGQPEKKPESVYDFTLKDAKGNDVDLNTYKGKVLLIVNVASKCGLTDSNYKDLNHLHEKYKDQGLEILAFPCNQFGAQEPGSNDEIVEFACTRFKSEFPIFDKIEVNGENTSPFYKFLKSAKWGLVGDNIQWNFAKFLVDKNGQVSDRYYPTTSPLSMERDIKVLLGIE
- the LOC125850615 gene encoding probable phospholipid hydroperoxide glutathione peroxidase isoform X2, which produces MAGQPEEKPQSVYDFTLKDAKGNDVDLNTYKGKVLLIVNVASKCGLTDSNYKDLNHLHEKYKDQGLEILAFPCNQFGAQEPGSNDEIVEFACTRFKSEFPIFDKIEVNGENTSPFYKFLKSAKWGLVGDNIQWNFAKFLVDKNGQVSDRYYPTTSPLSMERDIKVLLGIE